In Daphnia pulex isolate KAP4 chromosome 7, ASM2113471v1, one genomic interval encodes:
- the LOC124197480 gene encoding glycine-rich protein 23-like isoform X5 → MNKVFITLALLLAVTVAVPQGRFFGGGGFGRPVVGLRPLGGGFGGLGGGGLGGFGGLGGFGGSGSGAGAGTGSAGLGGATASGVGISSAQNGGFGTGSGSGSAGSNFFTGQNFATGTGNGQSFGK, encoded by the exons ATGAACAAG GTATTCATCACTCTAGCTCTTCTTCTCGCCGTTACGGTGGCCGTTCCCCAAGGCAGGTTTTTCGGTGGCGGTGGCTTTGGAAGACCCGTTGTTGGACTGCGCCCCCTTGGTGGAGGCTTTGGTGgtttgggaggaggaggacttgGGGGATTCGGAGGATTGGGAGGCTTTG GAGGAAGTGGAAGTGGTGCCGGTGCTGGAACAGGATCTGCCGGCCTAGGAGGAGCCACAGCTTCAGGA GTTGGCATTTCCAGTGCCCAGAATGGTGGATTTGGAACTGGCAGTGGAAGCGGATCCGCtggttcaaatttctttactGGCCAGAATTTCGCAACTGGTACCGGCAATGGACAAAGCTTCGGAAAATAA
- the LOC124197480 gene encoding acanthoscurrin-2-like isoform X3 has protein sequence MNRKLEDYTSYLVHADLYINTGYLISKNQNQTELKMNKVFITLALLLAVTVAVPQGRFFGGGGFGRPVVGLRPLGGGFGGLGGGGLGGFGGLGGFGGSGSGAGAGTGSAGLGGATASGVGISSAQNGGFGTGSGSGSAGSNFFTGQNFATGTGNGQSFGK, from the exons ATGAATCGTAAACTAGAAGATTATACTAGCTACCTAGTGCACGCAGACTTGTATATAAATACAGGGTATCTGATCAGCAAAAATCAGAATCAAACAGAACTCAAAATGAACAAG GTATTCATCACTCTAGCTCTTCTTCTCGCCGTTACGGTGGCCGTTCCCCAAGGCAGGTTTTTCGGTGGCGGTGGCTTTGGAAGACCCGTTGTTGGACTGCGCCCTCTTGGTGGAGGCTTTGGTGgtttgggaggaggaggacttgGAGGATTTGGAGGATTGGGAGGCTTTG GAGGAAGTGGAAGTGGTGCCGGTGCTGGAACAGGATCTGCCGGCCTAGGAGGAGCCACAGCTTCAGGA GTTGGCATTTCCAGTGCCCAGAATGGTGGATTTGGAACTGGCAGTGGAAGCGGATCCGCtggttcaaatttctttactGGCCAGAATTTCGCAACTGGTACCGGCAATGGACAAAGCTTCGGAAAATAA
- the LOC124197480 gene encoding acanthoscurrin-2-like isoform X1, with translation MNRKLEDYTSYLVHADLYINTGYLISKNQNQTELKMNKVFITLALLLAVTVAVPQGRFFGGGGFGRPVVGLRPLGGGFGGLGGGGLGGFGGLGGFGGFGGSGSGAGAGTGSAGPGGVSASGVGISSAQNGGFGTGSGSGSAGSNFFTGQNFATGDGSGQSFGK, from the exons ATGAATCGTAAACTAGAAGATTATACTAGCTACCTAGTGCACGCAGACTTGTATATAAATACAGGGTATCTGATCAGCAAAAATCAGAATCAAACAGAACTCAAAATGAACAAG GTATTCATCACTCTAGCTCTTCTTCTCGCCGTTACGGTGGCCGTTCCCCAAGGCAGGTTTTTCGGTGGCGGTGGCTTTGGAAGACCCGTTGTTGGACTGCGCCCTCTTGGTGGAGGCTTTGGTGgtttgggaggaggaggacttgGAGGATTTGGAGGATTGGGAGGCTTTGGCGGCTTTG GAGGAAGTGGAAGTGGTGCCGGTGCTGGAACAGGATCTGCTGGCCCAGGAGGAGTGTCAGCTTCAGGa GTTGGCATTTCCAGTGCCCAGAATGGTGGATTTGGAACTGGCAGTGGAAGCGGATCCGCTGGATCAAATTTCTTCACTGGCCAGAATTTCGCTACTGGTGATGGAAGCGGCCAAAGCTTCggcaaataa
- the LOC124197480 gene encoding acanthoscurrin-2-like isoform X4 → MNRKLEDYTSYLVHADLYINTGYLISKNQNQTELKMNKVFITLALLLAVTVAVPQGRFFGGGGFGRPVVGLRPLGGGFGGLGGGGLGGFGGLGGFGGSGSGAGAGTGSAGPGGVSASGVGISSAQNGGFGTGSGSGSAGSNFFTGQNFATGDGSGQSFGK, encoded by the exons ATGAATCGTAAACTAGAAGATTATACTAGCTACCTAGTGCACGCAGACTTGTATATAAATACAGGGTATCTGATCAGCAAAAATCAGAATCAAACAGAACTCAAAATGAACAAG GTATTCATCACTCTAGCTCTTCTTCTCGCCGTTACGGTGGCCGTTCCCCAAGGCAGGTTTTTCGGTGGCGGTGGCTTTGGAAGACCCGTTGTTGGACTGCGCCCTCTTGGTGGAGGCTTTGGTGgtttgggaggaggaggacttgGAGGATTTGGAGGATTGGGAGGCTTTG GAGGAAGTGGAAGTGGTGCCGGTGCTGGAACAGGATCTGCTGGCCCAGGAGGAGTGTCAGCTTCAGGa GTTGGCATTTCCAGTGCCCAGAATGGTGGATTTGGAACTGGCAGTGGAAGCGGATCCGCTGGATCAAATTTCTTCACTGGCCAGAATTTCGCTACTGGTGATGGAAGCGGCCAAAGCTTCggcaaataa
- the LOC124197480 gene encoding glycine-rich cell wall structural protein-like isoform X6 → MNKVFITLALLLAVTVAVPQGRFFGGGGFGRPVVGLRPLGGGFGGSGSGAGAGTGSAGLGGATASGVGISSAQNGGFGTGSGSGSAGSNFFTGQNFATGTGNGQSFGK, encoded by the exons ATGAACAAG GTATTCATCACTCTAGCTCTTCTTCTCGCCGTTACGGTGGCCGTTCCCCAAGGCAGGTTTTTCGGTGGCGGTGGCTTTGGAAGACCCGTTGTTGGACTGCGCCCCCTTGGTGGAGGCTTTG GAGGAAGTGGAAGTGGTGCCGGTGCTGGAACAGGATCTGCCGGCCTAGGAGGAGCCACAGCTTCAGGA GTTGGCATTTCCAGTGCCCAGAATGGTGGATTTGGAACTGGCAGTGGAAGCGGATCCGCtggttcaaatttctttactGGCCAGAATTTCGCAACTGGTACCGGCAATGGACAAAGCTTCGGAAAATAA
- the LOC124197479 gene encoding bumetanide-sensitive sodium-(potassium)-chloride cotransporter-like — protein MENPAFEYSVSNCDDANLPAEQDYSSTNTSLAPPPNLNRKMSRDTTPHIDNYRTCNSNIEKSSNRPTLTELYDPTDFAAKRQESFEDTATDFTQQDDSKVEKFGWVEGVLIRNMMSLWGVMLFLRLSWVVGQAGIGETLVIIAISTFITLVTALSMSAISTNGEIGGGGTYFVMSRILGPEFGGSIGIIFIIANILDCAINVVGFSSAVKDMMFEYGGVIIVDGDINDIRIIGTASLVFVGAICGLGAQYETKMKDAMFVILLIALSNFLVGSIMGPSSESEAARGFTGYSINLLKENWGPSYTVTDGQMQNFISIFSVYFPSNIGILAGANASGNLKNPNKAIPKGTILAIIICSMSYAGIAIICAATVTRAATGIVEDLQNGTNLICNDTDPCNYGLSYDYQVMALVSAFAPLNYVGCFAATLSSALTDFFSCVALLEVIAADKLYPYWLIGFLGKGYGVSKTPLRAYACTFIIALAFVLIAELDVIALLISNFFLATFALMNFSTFHVSLIKPIGWRPTFKYYNTWLSLLTGILAIAAMMLISIPIAMITIGVVIFFYFVVLYRKPEVNWGSSTQAQTYRIALNSIQQLAHIEEHAKNYRPQILVLTGLPNTRPALVDFAYLICKNNSLMICGNIVKERLTHEMRSNLQQKAYRYLRFTKIKGYFSISDNSDLQTGVAAMLSLSGVGKVKPNILMMGYKNDWATCERNLLDQYVLTIHTGFEMNVAVTILRLKEGLDCSEVLADVDDAILKASNKKTKGKKESLDIPALGNETPQTFTASTDTETQTEISTKDRSFEPDKKKKKAEQNHPFRDTNGKPLPKSVLNNIILFQSKQKKNTIDVWWLSDDGGLTLLLPVIINNRSNWSATKLRVFCTASGVNELEKEHRGMAILLSKFRIDYSDLVIINDADEAPKEKTKKWFNGIIQPLLQPGTNGPLLTKEELEVFQYKTDRYLRLRELLLDHCSDSNLVVMTLPITRKGDFSAPLYMAWLEALTANMPPFMLVRGNQTSVLTFYS, from the exons ATGGAAAATCCTGCCTTTGAATAT TCAGTATCAAACTGCGACGATGCAAACCTTCCAGCAGAACAAGACTATAGTAGCACGAATACTTCTCTTGCGCCTCCACCCAACCTAAATCGAAAAATGAGCCGGGACACTACCCCTCATATTGACAACTACAGAACTTGTAACAGTAATATTGAGAAATCATCAAACAGACCAACATTGACTGAGCTATATGACCCTACTGACTTCGCTGCCAAG CGGCAGGAGTCATTCGAGGACACTGCTACAGATTTCACTCAACAGGACGACTCTAAGGTCGAAAAATTTGGTTGGGTCGAAGGAGTTTTGATTCGCAACATGATGAGTCTCTGGGGAGTCATGCTTTTTCTGAGGCTTTCATGGGTGGTAGGACAAGCAGGAATAG gCGAAACATTGGTTATCATTGCAATATCGACTTTCATCACGTTGGTGACAGCTTTGTCTATGTCCGCCATCTCGACCAATGGAGAAATCGGCGGAg GTGGGACTTACTTTGTCAT GTCTAGAATATTAGGCCCAGAATTTGGTGGTTCAATTGGTATCATCTTTATCATTGCCAATATACTGGATTGCGCAATCAATGTGGTTGGCTTTTCCAGCGCCGTGAAAGACATGATGTTTGAATACGGTGGAGTGATTATTGTCGATGGAGACATCAACGACATCCGCATTATAGGCACCGCTTCCTTAGTATTCGTTGGCGCAATCTGCGGGCTGGGAGCCCAATATGAAACCAAG ATGAAGGATGCCATGTTTGTCATTTTATTGATTGCGCTAAGTAATTTCCTTGTTGGCAGCATTATGGGACCATCCTCTGAGTCGGAAGCAGCAAGGGGTTTCACTGGATACAGCA TTaatttgttgaaagaaaactgGGGCCCATCCTACACTGTAACTGATGGTCAAATGCAGAATTTTATTTCCATATTTTCAGTTTACTTTCCATCGAATATTGGTATTCTTGCTGGAGCAAACGCTTCCGGTAACTTAAAG aatccCAACAAGGCTATTCCAAAAGGAACCATATTGGCCATCATAATTTGCAGTATGTCTTACGCTGGAATAGCTATCATTTGTGCTGCCACCGTTACTCGCGCAG CAACTGGAATAGTCGAGGATCTGCAAAACGGTACCAACCTAATTTGCAATGACACAGACCCATGCAATTACGGCCTTTCCTACGACtatcaa GTAATGGCGCTAGTCTCTGCTTTTGCTCCACTCAATTACGTGGGATGTTTCGCGGCCACTTTGAGCTCAGCCTTAACGGATTTCTTTTCATGCGTTGCCCTACTCGAAGTCATCGCGGCCGATAAGCTGTATCCATACTGGTTGATTGGTTTTTTAGGGAAAGGATACGGTGTATCAAAGACACCACTTCGCGCATACGCCTGTACATTCATAATAGCATTAGCTTTCGTACTGATtg CCGAACTCGATGTAATCGCGTTGCTGATTTCGAATTTCTTTCTCGCCACGTTTGCTCTCATGAATTTCTCAACGTTTCACGTCAGTTTAATCAAACCCATCGGATGGCGACCAACTTTcaag TATTACAATACATGGCTGAGTCTACTGACGGGTATTCTGGCAATCGCTGCCATGATGCTCATAAGTATTCCCATCGCGATGATAACGATTGGGGTggtcatttttttctatttcgtgGTTCTTTACCGAAAGCCAG AGGTGAATTGGGGATCTTCTACCCAAGCTCAGACATACCG CATTGCTCTAAACAGCATTCAACAACTTGCCCATATCGAAGAACATGCCAAGAATTACAGGCCCCAGATTTTGGTGTTGACCGGACTACCCAACACTCGCCCTGCTCTAGTCGACTTCGCATATCTCATCTGCAAGAATAACTCACTGATGATTTGTGGAAATATtgtcaag GAGCGATTGACGCATGAAATGCGCTCCAACCTCCAGCAGAAGGCTTATCGCTACCTGCGATTCACCAAAATCAAAGGATACTTCTCTATTTCTGACAACTCGGATCTCCAAACAGGCGTGGCCGCAATGCTCAGTCTCTCGGGAGTGGGAAAAGTGAAGCCCAACATCCTGATGATGGGGTACAAAAACGATTGGGCAACCTGCGAAAGAAATTTGTTGGATCAATACGTGCTAACTATACA TACGGGATTTGAAATGAATGTAGCTGTGACGATTCTTCGTCTCAAAGAAGGGCTTGATTGCTCAGAAGTTTTAGCTGACGTCGACGATGCGATTTTAAAAGCtagcaacaaaaaaactaaagggaaaaaagaatctttaGATATTCCCG CACTCGGAAATGAAACTCCCCAGACATTTACAGCATCTACTGATACCGAAACACAAACAGAAATTTCCACTAAAGATCGAAGTTTCGAAccagataaaaagaagaagaaggctgaACAGAATCACCCCTTCAG AGACACTAACGGAAAGCCACTGCCAAAAAGCGTACTGAACAATATCATCTTATTccaaagcaaacaaaaaaagaatacgatCGACGTTTGGTGGCTAAGCGACGATGGAG GATTGACACTTTTGTTACCGGTTATAATCAACAACCGATCGAATTGGTCAGCCACTAAGCTGCGCGTTTTCTGCACAGCGTCTGGTGTTAACGAACTGGAAAAAGAACACAGGGG AATGGCGATTTTGCTCTCCAAATTCCGGATTGATTACTCCGATCTGGTGATTATTAATGACGCTGACGAAgcaccgaaagaaaaaacaaagaagtgGTTCAATGGCATAATACAGCCGTTGTTACAACCAGGAACTAATG GCCCTCTACTAACGAAAGAAGAACTGGAAGTTTTCCAATATAAAACGGATCGCTATCTGAGATTGAGAGAACTGCTCCTGGATCACTGCTCGGATTCCAACTTGGTTGTCAT gactTTACCAATAACTCGAAAAGGAGATTTTAGTGCCCCGTTGTATATGGCCTGGTTAGAGGCACTTACAGCAAACATGCCACCGTTTATGCTCGTTCGCGGGAATCAAACATCCGTTTTGACATTTTATTCCTAA
- the LOC124197480 gene encoding acanthoscurrin-2-like isoform X2 produces the protein MNRKLEDYTSYLVHADLYINTGYLISKNQNQTELKMNKVFITLALLLAVTVAVPQGRFFGGGGFGRPVVGLRPLGGGFGGLGGGGLGGFGGLGGFGGFGGSGSGAGAGTGSAGLGGATASGVGISSAQNGGFGTGSGSGSAGSNFFTGQNFATGTGNGQSFGK, from the exons ATGAATCGTAAACTAGAAGATTATACTAGCTACCTAGTGCACGCAGACTTGTATATAAATACAGGGTATCTGATCAGCAAAAATCAGAATCAAACAGAACTCAAAATGAACAAG GTATTCATCACTCTAGCTCTTCTTCTCGCCGTTACGGTGGCCGTTCCCCAAGGCAGGTTTTTCGGTGGCGGTGGCTTTGGAAGACCCGTTGTTGGACTGCGCCCTCTTGGTGGAGGCTTTGGTGgtttgggaggaggaggacttgGAGGATTTGGAGGATTGGGAGGCTTTGGCGGCTTTG GAGGAAGTGGAAGTGGTGCCGGTGCTGGAACAGGATCTGCCGGCCTAGGAGGAGCCACAGCTTCAGGA GTTGGCATTTCCAGTGCCCAGAATGGTGGATTTGGAACTGGCAGTGGAAGCGGATCCGCtggttcaaatttctttactGGCCAGAATTTCGCAACTGGTACCGGCAATGGACAAAGCTTCGGAAAATAA
- the LOC124196603 gene encoding glycine-rich cell wall structural protein 1-like has translation MNKMLIILVLAMVLVNCSARPQFGFGGYAPGGGTGAGFGTGNAGLFGASASGVGISSAYNGGFGSGSGSGQASSGGLFGGQYASGTGNGFSYGK, from the exons ATGAACAAG ATGTTGATCATCCTAGTTCTTGCTATGGTTTTGGTGAATTGTTCTGCTCGTCCACAATTTGGATTTGGTGGAT ATGCACCTGGTGGTGGAACGGGTGCTGGATTTGGCACTGGTAATGCTGGTTTATTTGGAGCGTCAGCCAGTGGAGTAGGAATTTCTAGCGCATACAATGGCGGATTTGGCAGTGGATCAGGATCCGGACAAGCTTCTAGTGGAGGTCTGTTTGGTGGACAATACGCAAGCGGTACAGGCAACGGATTTTCATAcggaaaataa
- the LOC124197481 gene encoding glycine-rich cell wall structural protein 1-like, translated as MNKMLIILVLAMVLVNCSARPQFGFGGYAPGGGTGAGFGTGNAGLFGASASGVGISSAYNGGFGSGSGSGQASSGGLFGGQYASGTGNGFSHGK; from the exons ATGAACAAG ATGTTGATCATCCTAGTTCTTGCTATGGTTTTGGTGAATTGTTCTGCTCGTCCACAATTTGGATTTGGTGGAT ATGCACCTGGTGGTGGAACGGGTGCTGGATTTGGCACTGGTAATGCTGGTTTATTTGGAGCGTCAGCCAGTGGAGTAGGAATTTCTAGCGCATACAATGGCGGATTTGGCAGTGGATCAGGATCCGGACAAGCTTCTAGTGGAGGTCTGTTTGGTGGACAATACGCAAGCGGTACAGGCAACGGATTTTCTCACGGAAAATAA